TTGGTTGCCAGCATATAGGAGAGCAGATTGGACTGGGAACCAAACTCGATCACCACGTGCTTACCCGCTTCCAAACTTTCTAAAATTTGACCAATATAGTTTTGGGTACTGGTATTGCGAATATATTTCAAATCATCCAGACGATTGAGCTTGCGTTGCAGCGCCATAATCGATGATTTACTGCCCATCTTGGTTTCGCAAAACTCCTGGATTTCCCCATTGGTCATGGCGAGGAGGCGCGTGATCCAGTTTTTCCCAAACTCATTGCGCAGGATAATGGCGTTTTCCAAGCTGGCTTCCGAGAGATTAAGTTCATCCCGGACTAGCATCAAATCTTCGACCTCAAATTGGTCATAGCTGATATACAACTCCTGGGCATCGCGTACTCCCCGCCGTTGGGTGGATTCAGGATCCAGGGTGTAGATTTGCACCTGACCAGGGAAAAGTTGCCGTAACCCTTTGACGGTGCTGAACTGTTTACCCTCGCTGGCGGCCTCCCAACCGTATTCCGAGTGCATATCGAAAATGAGATTCACCGCTGCCTGTTTGCGAATAATGCCGGAGAGTAACAGGCGGGTTAAAAAGGATTTGCCAGTACCGGATTTCCCAAAGATACCATTGCTGCGTTCGACAAACCGATCGAGATCTAAACACACCGGCACATCCATATCAATCGGTTTCCCGATCGCGAAATTGCGCCGGTAGGGATCATCCTCCCAGCCAAAGACAATCCGAAAATCCTGTTCGCTGGCCTCGAAGACCTCGCTGAAGTGGCTGGGAATCGTTTTGACTGGCATTAACTCGACTTCAATATTCGTTTGGGCTTTATAGGCAGCAAGGCTAGCTTGATTTTGTTTGACGGTTTTCTTTTGGCTTTTTTTGGGGGCAATCGCGGCTTCAATGGCGGTATCTGTGGCGATCGTATTCGAGAGCATCAGCATCGGAGCCAGGGTAATAGTGCCGTAGGTGCCCGTCCCAGCCAGCACCTCCCGCAGAAAACTATTGTGCGGATCGGGCGGATTGGCCAGAATTCGTTGGCTCGTCGTCCCTAGGGCGACATCCGTCATCAGGCAAAAGAAGCGCGATCGCGTCCCCTGGACGACAAGAAATTTACCGACCCGCACATCTTCGACGGAAACATCAGCATGAAGACGGACTTCTAACCCCTGACTCAGGGAACCTTGAACGACTAACCCCAGTGGCTTGTCTGCTTTCATAATCGCTAGCCTAGCAGGTTTTTAGGTCAATTGTGCTAGTTTCGCTTGATAGTTCCTAGAGGTTAGCTGGGCAATGGTTGCTCAATTAAGTCAAGGTGTAGCAAAGGGTGTAGCAAAAATTAAAGAGAACGGAGATACAGCCTTTACCTCAATCATAAAGTCATGGCAATTTAGACTGAAACAGCACCCTCACCCCTCTCCCAGAGCAGGAGAGGGGCTTAGACATCTCTTTCTAATCTGAAGTAACTATATTGGGGTAGGCTGAGTGCAGCCCACGGGTGCGGCCCTCACCCTAAATCCCTCTCCCAGAGCGGGAGAAGGATTTATAGTCATTGCAATTTAGGCTGAAACAGTACCCTCACCCCCAGCCCCTCTCCCAGAGCGGGAGAGGGGAGTAAAAAACTGTATCGTTCCTATTGGGATTGATTATAGGTGAGGGGTTGCTTCTCCCCACTTGGGAGAAGGGGCTGGGGGATGAGGGCTGCCGGTCGGATCCAGATCTAAACCTGAACGGTGTACTGAGGCAATTAGGTGAAGGCTGTAGTCGCTCAGTTTCCCTCACTTCTCACTCCTCTATCCTCACGCCTAAACCCCTGGCTCAACGAGCGCCTCACGGTGCTCCCGCCCTAGGGGAGGGGGTGGGGTGAGAGGGCTTCAGGTTTTATCAATCAATCAGCCTTGCCCCCAGTGACGCTGTCTTACACCTAGGCACCGCCGCGTAGCTTATCAAGGACCGATCGATCTTCCAAGGTTGAGGTATCCCCCAACGCTGTTTCACCCGCTGCCATCGATCGCAGCAACCGGCGCATGATTTTGCCCGATCGCGTCTTGGGTAATGCCTCGGTGAACTGAATTTCCGCCGGACGGGCAATCACTCCGATTTCCTGAACCACGTGTTGCTTTAACTCCTTAACCAGGGCCTCGCTGGGTTCGTAACTGTTTTCGAGGGTCACAAAGGCAACGATTTCTTCCCCCTTGATCTCGCTGGGTTTGCCCACAACGGCTGCCTCCGCCACTGCCGGGTGGGATACTAGGGCTGACTCAATTTCCATCGTCCCCAGACGGTGCCCCGCCACACTGATCACATCATCCACCCGGCCCATTACCCAGAAATAGCCATCGGCATCCTTGCGGGCACCATCCCCAGTGAAATAGGTGTATTGGCCGTCTTTGGGGGGAATCGGGTTCCAGTAGGTGCTGATAAAGCGATCGGGATTACCGTAGACCGTGCGGATCATGCTGGGCCAAGGGGACTTAATCACCAGATAGCCGCCCGCATTGGTTTCGACCGGATTGCCGTCGAGATCGACCACATCGGCAACAATGCCAGGGAAGGGTAATGTCGCCGAACCCGGTTTGGTGGGAATTGCCCCCGCCAGTGGTGTAATCATGATGCCGCCGGTTTCCGTTTGCCACCAAGTATCAACGATCGGACAGCGTTCACCGCCAATCACCCGGTAATACCACATCCAGGCTGACGGGTTAATCGGTTCCCCGACACTGCCCAGCAACCGTAGCGACGACAGATCCCGTGCCTTGGGCAGGTCTTCCCCCATTTTGATGAACATCCGGATCGCCGTGGGCGCTGTGTAGAACACCGTCACCCGATATTTCTGGATAATGTCCCAGAAACAACCCGGATTCGACGATCGCGGTGCCCCTTCATACATCAACATCGTCGTCCCATTGGACAGGGGACCGTAGACG
This DNA window, taken from Trichothermofontia sichuanensis B231, encodes the following:
- the acs gene encoding acetate--CoA ligase, translating into MATIESTLQETRVFPPPPEFSQRAHIKSMEQYQQLYEEAKTDPEGFWGRMAQQELHWFKPWDKVLDWQPPFAKWFVNGQLNVSYNCLDRHLAAGKGNQPALIWEGEPGDARLLTYADLHREVCKMANVFKQLGVQKGDRVGIYMPMLPEAAIAMLACARIGAPHTVVFGGFSAEALAGRLQDAQAKLVVTADGSWRKDVINPLKAQVDRALAEHEVPSVKHVLVVQRTGQDIQMVPDRDVWWHDQKATVADDCPAEPMDSEDMLFILYTSGTTGKPKGVVHTTGGYNLYTHLTTKWVFDLQPDDIFWCTADIGWITGHSYIVYGPLSNGTTMLMYEGAPRSSNPGCFWDIIQKYRVTVFYTAPTAIRMFIKMGEDLPKARDLSSLRLLGSVGEPINPSAWMWYYRVIGGERCPIVDTWWQTETGGIMITPLAGAIPTKPGSATLPFPGIVADVVDLDGNPVETNAGGYLVIKSPWPSMIRTVYGNPDRFISTYWNPIPPKDGQYTYFTGDGARKDADGYFWVMGRVDDVISVAGHRLGTMEIESALVSHPAVAEAAVVGKPSEIKGEEIVAFVTLENSYEPSEALVKELKQHVVQEIGVIARPAEIQFTEALPKTRSGKIMRRLLRSMAAGETALGDTSTLEDRSVLDKLRGGA
- a CDS encoding helicase HerA domain-containing protein; translated protein: MKADKPLGLVVQGSLSQGLEVRLHADVSVEDVRVGKFLVVQGTRSRFFCLMTDVALGTTSQRILANPPDPHNSFLREVLAGTGTYGTITLAPMLMLSNTIATDTAIEAAIAPKKSQKKTVKQNQASLAAYKAQTNIEVELMPVKTIPSHFSEVFEASEQDFRIVFGWEDDPYRRNFAIGKPIDMDVPVCLDLDRFVERSNGIFGKSGTGKSFLTRLLLSGIIRKQAAVNLIFDMHSEYGWEAASEGKQFSTVKGLRQLFPGQVQIYTLDPESTQRRGVRDAQELYISYDQFEVEDLMLVRDELNLSEASLENAIILRNEFGKNWITRLLAMTNGEIQEFCETKMGSKSSIMALQRKLNRLDDLKYIRNTSTQNYIGQILESLEAGKHVVIEFGSQSNLLSYMLATNVIARRIHHAYVRKSERFLQTKNPSDRPRQLVITIEEAHRFLDPATVRQTIFGTIAREMRKYFVTLLVVDQRPSGIDAEVMSQVGTRITALLNDEKDIEAIFTGVSGGQNLRSVLAKLDSKQQALVLGHAVPMPVVVQTRPYDETFYAEIGDVPWEEMPTTAVLKAAESAKADLGF